Within Dictyostelium discoideum AX4 chromosome 4 chromosome, whole genome shotgun sequence, the genomic segment taaaaaaataattagtatcttttttatttttttttggcactatttttttttttttttttttttttattaaaactctattaaataaaaaataattatggatagtttggaaaaaaaaaagtaaattctTACAGttgagatttttttttttttttggaataatattaataataatttttttttattttattttattttatttttttttgttctttttaaTGCGCTATTAAAAAGTTGTCGTTTTGATTTATAAAGTGAAGATCActtgaaaatgatatttttcattatctagAGTTATCATTTATCATCTGTAAATCTCTTGAAAATGAGAGACGTTTCCAAAATCTTGGACTAGCGGAAGTGAAAAGTTTTGGAGGGGTTTTATCTTTCTTTGATTTCTGTAATTGTACATATTCATCATGTTTTTGTTGAAGGTCAGTGATTTTTGAAACTTCATTCAAATAATTGTCATATTCTTCCTTGGTGACGATGAGATTTGCCTTGAGTTCCTCTTGTTCCTGATAGGAGAAACCAATGTTATCAAGATAGCCTGGAACACTACCATACATTTTATCGATCCAAGTCAAAAGACCCTCCATAGTCCAACGATGGGATCTTACAAATTCATCTTTTGCTAAACCTACACGAGTAAAGTATTTCTTAATTTGGTCGATGAATTGGGCGATATTTGCTTCAGACTTTGAATAGTCATCGATTACGACTTCTCTTGATACACCCAATGCCGATAAGAGCAATGCTGATACCATACCGGTACGATCTTTACCCAATGAACAATAGTACATGATTGGATAGTTATCAGGATTCTTTAAGATTCTAAAGATGGTAAGGATTTCCTCCTTGGTGTAAATCAATGTCAATTTGTACATCTCTATGATACCCAAATCATTTAGATGATTCATTAACATGTAACCACCGATTTGATCATTGAATAAGAGGTAACGAGCTGCATTACATTTTAATTTGGTATCATTTGGTGCAGTTGCGTAAACACcctctaaaaaaaatttattattaattaatggtaTACAAAAACGTTTTCTTAAAACACCACTACTATGTGAACGTAATTTTGTCAATTCTTCTGGTGTCAAATTTCTATTATAAATTCTCCATAAAATACCATTTCTTTGTTCCTCCatatctttttgtttttcattctttCTTTCAATTGCAACTGGGATTCCTCCACCTGATTTTCTTAAACttacaccaccaccactaccattaCTATTGCTACTTGTCAAATTTGGActtttattaccattattattactattactactcaAACTACCacctaaattattattttcattaacattggtactattattaaaaccactattatttaaattattattaccattattacccATTCCGCTGTTACCCAAACCACTATTGTTACCCATGCCACTATTAcccaaattattattacccaTGCCACTATTACCCAAACCACTATTACCCAAACCACTATTACCTAAATTACTACCTTTTGAATTTGCTAATTCACTACTAATTTGTGATCTTTGAGATGGTGGTGACGGTCTACCATCATCTTTTATTGAATATTGTATGAAATTATCTTCAAACTTTCTAACTGGTGATATAGTTTTATTCTCCCATGATGTTCTTAAATCTAttaatgtttttatatttaatacttCTAATAACCAAAATTCATCACTAACTGTTGCATTTGTTGGTCCTGCTGATCTACATACTACTCCTGGTCTTACAACATTTTGGCCACTAAAGAAATTTTatacattttaaataaataaaaaaaaaataaaaaaattttattattattattattattagtattgtgtctattaaaaaaaaaaaatatgtaaaaataaaaaattaaataattactcTCCAATTGGTATACCACCTAACGATCTAAAATTTGATATTGCTTCCAAATTGATACCTTTGGtgaaagaataaaaaagtatGGAAAATAAGGGAaaacataaataaaaaaataagagaATGGTCAGTATGAGAAAAGTAAAATTATGGGTTATTATAAATGATATAACAAAtgaaataacaaataaatttgttaTATAATGATATGAATGATCCATACTACTTCCTGGTTGATTATCTAATTTAAATGTTGAGGTCCCAATTACTGGTTCTATTTCCTCAAATTGTGGGGCActcatttttttatgttattattattattattattatttttattattattattattattattattatatatattactGATACTAATAttactaattattattacctaattattttaaatattaaatatttttatttatttttctttttatttatttatttatttatttatttatttatttatttaattattattattaatttgtggtcgttttttttgttaacccaatttttttttttttttttttttaaatttttttaaatttttttttttttaaaaaaaaaaattttattttaaaaaaaattaaatattaaatgtacaaatagtaataataactgtttataaaaaaaaaaaatatggatttattttttataaactatGTCGATGtctattatttgtaaataaatttattataaatttattatctatgtttttttttttttggtgtgtGTGTGAGGCGGGtgtgggaaaaaaaaaaaaaaaaataaaaaataaaataaaaaagaaaataaaacttttttaaaaaaaaaatattaaaaaattaaaaaaattattaaataatataaatagtaatttaaagattagttttaataaaaacaaattttttatgtaaattaaaaaaaaaaaaaaaatatttataaatataaaaggaaaaaaaaaataaaaaattaaaaaaataaaaaagatatttaaatataagttgcttgttaaaaaaaaaataaaaaaaatataaaatataaaaagtcTAAAAGCCTAAATACGCtttcgattttttttttgtaaaatttgaataaaatataaaataaaattaaaaaaaaaaaaaaaaaaagtttaaatataaaaaaaaattaaaaaaaaaaaataaaaaataaaaaaaaataaaaaattaatttgagtCTTGCAACCATCTTGATTGTCAAAAACACAAAAACGTGCAATTTGTTTCAGAACATATTCCAAACtcaaaattttttctttaattttatttgaaatttgtgTGATAATTTCTcataatttgtttaattttttttctatttttaaattgaaaattaaaaatagattaaattattaaaaataactatATTTTTGTCATAttgttataataaaaatgatttgccaaataaaaaaaataaataaataaaaaataaaaaatttaaatatttgtattaataaaataaatcaatttaatttattttatttatttgtttttattttttattatttttttttattatttttattattattttatttttagaaaaaaaaaaaataataaatttctattactaaattctattatttgttgctattttttatttatttatttaattaattatttatttatttatttatttatttatttgtttatttatttatttatttatatatttacttatttatttaaagttcATACGCATCATCTCTAGTATCGGATGGTAATTGGTatgatttcttttcattACTTATTCCATTTATactttcatcattattatcatcattacttGTTGAAATAATTCCAACAATtttagttgatgatgattttgtgGTGGTAGAGGTGGTAGTAATTGGTGCGATTGTATAGGTcccattattatcatttgaattattgttattattattactattagtattattattattattattattattattataattatcatcatcattattattgttactattgttattattattattatgattattattattattattactataataATTTCCAATGAAATCATATTCATTTGCTTGTgattcaaatattgaattatctTGATCATTTTGATTTAGTTGAGGAATATCTAAAGAAGGATGTGGAGCAATgtaattcattaattggtTAGAGAATTGTCTTGCCATTGTTTTACTCGAACTAACCAATGGTTTGACAGCAGATACAGCTTTGGTTGCAGCAATTATACCATTCTCTTGAACTTTACTCCATGTAGTATTAGTTGAGTTAATATCATCACCACTACTATAAAATTCTTGACTATAACTACTCTTTAAAATATGTGTATTataaatttgttgtttttgttgttcaccattatcatcgatattatcaaaattattattattattattgctactattattattattattattaatttgattacgTAAAAATGTTGaagtaaatgaaaataattgagAGAATTGATTTGTTAATGGttgtaaatctttaattgaagTTGTTAATTTATCTTGAAATCTATCCAACATATCAGAAGGTGGACCAGATGGATGAACTGGATAGTTTAATTGTGGTAATGGTAAATTTTGAAACATTTGTTTTTTCCAAAGATAAAAGTTTTTAGTAGTTGTCCAACGACGTATCCAACTATCATTATATTGTGCTAATTGATCCATATTTGTTAAAACATTCTTTCCATCTTCAATCTTTATAAATCTACAAATTGAACTTAATAAACAAACtatataattttcaaattgatcCCTAATCCATTTATCACAACCTTCTTTATAAACtgcattatcattatcactattattaccattgttgttgttgttgttgttgttgttgttgttgttgttgttgttattactattatttctattatataattcaactttatcataaatattatcaataaatcTACGATCTGAAGAAGTTAATTCCATAATTCTATTTAATGATTCATCtttgaattgaatttcaCCATTTTGTATATCAACTATTGCATGAACGGTTGAAGGTGGGTTCTTTAAGAATAAACTATTACTTGTACCAACTAAAAATCCATTAAAAGTTTTACCACTACCTTGTTGGGGTGGTAATAGTAGTGAGATTTGTTGTAATGGTAGATAAGGCTGTAAAATCATACCACCACTTCCATAAACTTTCTCACCATCACTATTGGtggtattattatctttaccATCATTAAACAATGGTATTGGTAAACCCAATTGATTTAACACCATCTCTTCAGAGGTTGATGTGGTCCaatcaatttgaaaatcatttgaaatcgATTGATTTGTACTAAATAATAGATCATATGATTTGGAATGTAATGATAATACACTCATTATTGCTTCAGACACTGGTGATACAGGTTGTGGACAAAATACCACAACACCTCTCTCTAAcattatcaatttaaaaaatactaaaCTATTTCTACCAAAatgcattattaatttttttaatgacattgatccaaataaaaaatctgaattaattggtattaatttcttattattattattattattttctaaaacttggttcatttgataaccaaaactattattaattactaatttttcattatttctctctttaaattcattattttgtgCATGAAACCATGTAACTAATAGGTCTGTATTTTGAAAATCACCTTGATTAAAATAACATATTGTTGCACTTGATAATTgtgttttaaatgaattaaaaattggcttttttttttatttttcaaagtaataaaaaaaataaaaaaaataaaattttgattaataattttatatttttatttgatattttattaaaaaaaaaaaaaaaaaaaaaaaagataatttacaaatttactTAAAATAACAACAGATTTTTGAATACTTGAACGAGTATCTTCAGGTGTAATTGCTTGTTTTGGTAAatctcttttatttttttgtttaaaataacTGAGaccatataatttttttgaaggTGATGTTGTTGGATTAATCTCTTCCATTATAAAGAATGTATAATCTTCAAAACTATTATGAACGCCATCTGCTATACCATAGAATGGTAATAAATTCCAATTGTATTGTTTTTTACTTTCTTCATCTAAATCTGGATAAAGAAATTCAATTCTATGTCCTAATGAATGATGAAATCCAATAACACCaatatattcaattaaatttattgacattttttttttttttttttttaattattgtttttgttactattattatttataatttattattattattatttactatttattattattattatctataaAAGAAGTactattatattatatattgaCTTTTGATACTACTCAAATtattggtaaaattaaattaaaaaaaaaaaattaaaaaaaataaaaaaaaaatttttaaaaaaaaaaaaaaaaaaaaaatttaaaaaaaaataaaataaaattgaattaatattttaatttaccaaaatcagataaattaaaaattttattactcCTAATAGAgcattcaaataaataaataactttttaaaaaaaaaaaattaagaaaataaaataaaataaaaataattattaaaaacaggtctaaaaaaaaaaaaaaaaaaaaaaaaaaaaaaaaaaataatagtttaaatctaaatgaagttcaattaaataattggaaTTTCTGATCAACCaaatattaacaataattgTCTCcgtcacaaaaaaaaaaaaattaaataatttgtcGGCTTTTGCACAATTGAGACAATGATacactttaaaaaataaacaaaaataaaagaaaaataaaaaaaaatcgtttTTTCGGCAACTCgcttaatttttaatttttaattatttttttttatttttttttttttttttaaaaaaaaaaaaaaattagtatatttgttttttttatttttttttttattttttttatttaaattaaattgttcaCCACAcacaattatttatataaataatagaataTAATtctatttgtattttttagcgtatttttatttaaattatagatatatatataaaccaaaaaaaaaaaaaaaaaaaaaaaaaaaaaaaaaaatgtcaacAACTGAAATTCACCCAAATGTCAAGAGAAGTTATTTTTactgaaaaagaaattaaagaaagagTTTCAGAATTAGGTAGACAAATCACTCAAGTAAGTAAAACTCAATTTCCAAATACTCTaacatgttttttttttttttttttcacacaaaaaaaaaaatcccaaCATGAAAAAgcgaaaaataaaaaaaaaaaaaaaatatctggCCTGATAAATgatatttgaatattttattaattgttttttttttattttattttttaattattattattttaggaTTATAAAGATAGtaaaaatttagttttagttggaattttaaaaggatcatttgtttttatgTCAGATTTAGTTCGTTCAATTCATTTACCAAATACCAATGTATCATTAGAGTTTATGTCAATTTCATCTTATGGCGCAGAGACATCATCAAGTGGAGTCATTCGTATTATGATGGATTTAAGAACCAGTATTGAAGGtaaagatgttttaatcatTGAAGATATCGTTGACTCTGGTTTAACcttaaaa encodes:
- a CDS encoding PTP/DSP-like protein, which gives rise to MSAPQFEEIEPVIGTSTFKLDNQPGSSMDHSYHYITNLFVISFVISFIITHNFTFLILTILLFFYLCFPLFSILFYSFTKGINLEAISNFRSLGGIPIGDGQNVVRPGVVCRSAGPTNATVSDEFWLLEVLNIKTLIDLRTSWENKTISPVRKFEDNFIQYSIKDDGRPSPPSQRSQISSELANSKGSNLGNSGLGNSGLGNSGMGNNNLGNSGMGNNSGLGNSGMGNNGNNNLNNSGFNNSTNVNENNNLGGSLSSNSNNNGNKSPNLTSSNSNGSGGGVSLRKSGGGIPVAIERKNEKQKDMEEQRNGILWRIYNRNLTPEELTKLRSHSSGVLRKRFCIPLINNKFFLEGVYATAPNDTKLKCNAARYLLFNDQIGGYMLMNHLNDLGIIEMYKLTLIYTKEEILTIFRILKNPDNYPIMYYCSLGKDRTGMVSALLLSALGVSREVVIDDYSKSEANIAQFIDQIKKYFTRVGLAKDEFVRSHRWTMEGLLTWIDKMYGSVPGYLDNIGFSYQEQEELKANLIVTKEEYDNYLNEVSKITDLQQKHDEYVQLQKSKKDKTPPKLFTSASPRFWKRLSFSRDLQMINDNSR
- the hprT gene encoding hypoxanthine phosphoribosyltransferase, coding for MSREVIFTEKEIKERVSELGRQITQDYKDSKNLVLVGILKGSFVFMSDLVRSIHLPNTNVSLEFMSISSYGAETSSSGVIRIMMDLRTSIEGKDVLIIEDIVDSGLTLKHLMELLNHRNPNSLHTAVLLRKKEGLKVEVPVKYMGFDIPMVFIIGYGLDFAENYRELPYLGELKEECYKK